The following proteins come from a genomic window of Lolium rigidum isolate FL_2022 chromosome 5, APGP_CSIRO_Lrig_0.1, whole genome shotgun sequence:
- the LOC124655301 gene encoding uncharacterized protein LOC124655301, with amino-acid sequence MHHLCTSCLCRWLECRNRLFSEPYTLPRVQLVDTVALKEAIEVFYSKGVSVSSSDELLATFYDNILKIGFGEKVTCTDKWRLHSILWSSFVKIEPICHLQVRVILESNYVKLEVGSEE; translated from the exons ATGCATCATTTATGCACTTCTTGTTTGTGCAGATGGTTGGAATGCAGGAACAG ATTATTTTCAGAGCCGTACACTCTTCCACGTGTTCAGCTGGTTGATACAGTC GCACTTAAAGAAGCCATTGAGGTCTTTTACAGTAAGGGTGTCTCTGTCAGTTCGAGTGATGAGTTACTCGCCACCTTCTATGACAATATTTTGAAGATAGGCTTCGGTGAAAAG GTTACTTGCACTGATAAATGGAGATTGCACTCCATTTTATGGTCTTCTTTTGTAAAGATTGAGCCAATATGCCATCTTCAAGTCAGGGTCATTCTTGAGAGTAATTATGTGAAGTTAGAAGTCGGTTCGGAAGAGTAG